The following are encoded in a window of Sulfitobacter sp. S190 genomic DNA:
- a CDS encoding DUF427 domain-containing protein encodes MASHITIQKAAGTWTVRAGGAVLGESDNALELVEGDYPPVIYFPRGDIAMAFLDATDKTTHCPHKGDASYFSVVTKSRTLDNAVWSYEAPKEAVAEIKDHLAFYPRDEIAVEKI; translated from the coding sequence ATGGCATCACATATCACCATTCAGAAAGCAGCGGGCACGTGGACAGTGCGGGCGGGCGGCGCTGTTCTGGGCGAAAGCGACAACGCGCTGGAGCTGGTCGAGGGTGACTACCCACCGGTGATCTATTTCCCGCGTGGCGACATTGCGATGGCGTTTCTGGATGCGACGGACAAGACGACGCATTGCCCGCACAAGGGCGACGCCTCCTATTTCTCGGTCGTCACCAAAAGCCGCACGCTGGACAATGCCGTCTGGAGCTATGAAGCCCCCAAAGAGGCGGTCGCCGAAATAAAGGACCATCTGGCCTTCTATCCCCGCGATGAAATCGCCGTCGAGAAGATCTAG
- a CDS encoding chloride channel protein, giving the protein MTAPRKSFLSQQMTMAVTSCKDGWAVLRHKGPSKVTFWFIALVIGIAAGFAALFFRKGINALQAFLYGTDDVQFLHTFISGLEWYYIVLIPTCGGLVSGLILHHFTKDARARSVADVIVGSALHDGRVETRAGLASALASLVTLSTGGSSGREGPVVHLAAVITTWVNRRINADGITGRDLLGCAVAAAVSASFNAPIAGALFALEVVLRHFAVHAFAPIVIASVAGTVINRLEFGGVTEFKLPTTGELQFYVELPAFLLLGLTCGFIAVTLMRAIFWAEDIGNAIQSRTRLPRWLRPMVAGAALGVLALWFPHIIGVGYETTSLALTGELMLHEAVVFAILKVIAVAITLGGRMGGGVFSPSLMLGALSGLAFGLIATGIFPDVSGSTSLYALAGMGAVAAAVLGAPISTTLIVFELTGDWQTGLAVMVAVSMSTAIASRAVDHSFFLTQIERRGIHLAAGPQAYLLSMFTAAKTMRSPDHPRAADEERCWDMIGAGVYVDGAATLEAAMPIFEQSGANFVPVVTLSSDASPPELLGALFHVDALRAYNRALAATAAEEHS; this is encoded by the coding sequence ATGACCGCGCCGCGCAAATCCTTTCTGTCGCAACAGATGACAATGGCCGTCACCAGCTGCAAAGACGGTTGGGCCGTGTTGCGCCACAAGGGGCCGAGCAAGGTGACCTTCTGGTTCATCGCCTTGGTGATCGGCATCGCGGCGGGGTTCGCGGCACTTTTTTTCCGCAAGGGTATCAACGCGCTACAGGCGTTTCTTTACGGAACGGATGATGTGCAGTTCCTGCATACGTTCATTTCGGGACTGGAGTGGTATTACATCGTTCTCATCCCTACCTGCGGCGGTCTGGTCAGCGGGTTGATCCTGCATCACTTTACCAAAGACGCGCGGGCACGGTCGGTGGCGGATGTCATCGTCGGCTCGGCCCTGCACGACGGTCGGGTCGAAACCCGCGCCGGTCTGGCTTCGGCACTGGCGTCGCTGGTCACGCTATCGACCGGCGGGTCCTCGGGCCGCGAGGGGCCGGTTGTGCATCTGGCCGCCGTGATCACCACCTGGGTGAACCGCCGGATCAATGCCGACGGGATCACGGGCCGCGATCTGCTCGGCTGTGCTGTTGCGGCCGCGGTGTCCGCGAGTTTCAACGCCCCCATCGCCGGGGCGCTCTTCGCGCTTGAAGTGGTGCTGCGCCATTTCGCCGTGCATGCCTTTGCGCCCATCGTGATCGCGTCGGTTGCCGGAACGGTCATCAATCGGCTGGAATTTGGCGGGGTGACCGAATTCAAATTGCCCACCACCGGCGAGCTGCAATTCTACGTCGAGCTGCCTGCCTTTTTGTTGCTGGGGCTGACGTGTGGGTTCATCGCCGTGACCCTGATGCGGGCGATTTTCTGGGCCGAGGATATCGGCAATGCGATCCAGTCGCGCACGCGGCTGCCCCGCTGGTTGCGCCCCATGGTGGCAGGAGCGGCGTTGGGCGTTCTGGCGCTGTGGTTTCCGCATATCATCGGCGTAGGCTACGAGACGACATCGCTGGCGCTGACCGGAGAGTTGATGTTGCACGAGGCGGTTGTGTTCGCGATCCTCAAGGTCATTGCGGTGGCCATCACACTGGGCGGCAGGATGGGGGGCGGGGTGTTTTCGCCCTCTCTGATGCTCGGGGCGCTCAGCGGGCTGGCCTTCGGGTTGATTGCCACGGGCATTTTCCCCGATGTGTCCGGCTCGACCTCGCTATACGCGCTGGCGGGCATGGGGGCCGTGGCCGCGGCGGTGTTGGGCGCGCCGATTTCTACAACGCTGATCGTGTTCGAATTGACCGGGGACTGGCAGACCGGTCTGGCCGTTATGGTGGCCGTCAGCATGTCAACGGCGATTGCCAGCCGTGCGGTCGACCACAGTTTCTTCCTCACCCAGATTGAACGGCGGGGCATCCATCTGGCGGCGGGGCCGCAGGCCTATCTGTTGTCGATGTTCACCGCCGCCAAAACCATGCGCTCGCCGGACCACCCCCGTGCCGCCGACGAAGAGCGGTGTTGGGACATGATCGGCGCGGGGGTTTACGTGGACGGGGCTGCAACGCTCGAAGCGGCGATGCCGATATTCGAGCAGTCGGGCGCGAATTTCGTGCCGGTTGTCACGTTGTCATCGGATGCCTCGCCGCCCGAGCTTTTGGGGGCGCTTTTCCACGTTGACGCGCTGCGGGCCTACAACAGGGCATTGGCCGCAACAGCGGCCGAAGAGCATTCCTAG